DNA sequence from the Aptenodytes patagonicus chromosome 13, bAptPat1.pri.cur, whole genome shotgun sequence genome:
CTGGCACTGGCAGCCGAGGTGTTAGAGGGGAGCACTAAAGTCTCTGGGAGCGATGGACAGGCTTCAGCAGCGGGACTCCAAGTGTCACATTCAGCTCCCTCTGCTATGACGTGATGGTTTGTGCCTGTAGCTACATTGGGTTAGCTTCTCTCTTCTGCTTAGCCTTGTCTGCTCGCGTCTGGGGAACTGGTAGAGACTTTTATGCAGCCTGTGATTATGGGACAGCTAAGTGCTGTGCTCTGCCACTGGCTAGTGAATACTCCCTGGGTACGTTGATGTGTTATGATGCTGTGCGTTATCCCTTCTTCTgttccccctccctttccctgcagcTCCAGGGTGCTTCCACCCACTGTACCGCTGCCTGGCTTCCATCAGCGTCCCAGCTTGTGGATGCTGATGCTAGAGTTCCCCCTGCAAAGATGGTGCCTTTCAGGGGCTGTAGCCAATACTGCAGTGCATGATCCAGCTGAAATACCCCCAGTTTGTGCTATCACTTGAAGGTCTGGAGCTGCTGGGGCCCTGCCTGGATGAGGTGCTAGTCCTGGCTGTGCTGATTCCTCTCCTTTTTTGCTTTACAGCTTGCAGACCAGGAAGTACCAGTTCATTCTTTAACTTCAGCAGCCTAAATCAGAGCCAAACTGGTCCCAGACCAGGTAgcgcaggagcagcagggagctccACACTGTCTACCGGAGAGGCTTCACGCAATGCATCCGACCAGAGGAGCTTCTGTCTGCAGAACCAGCCCGTCATTCGTGAGGACCTGGATGTGGTGTCTGTGCGCTACAGGCTCTTGAATGGTCCCAGCGTGCCCGTGAACTCCCTCTCCCcgaccctcctcctcctcaacctgaaCACTGGCATGGACAGCGGGGGTTCCCTCGTGGTCAGTCTCCTGCTTAACAAGGTGCGGGTGCTGACTGATGGGATTGTCTCCCCTTTGCGgggctctggccctgctcctGGGCTGGTTTGTCAGCAAACTCCAGGGACCGTAGATGCCAGTGGgactatttctctttctttttgttgtcaCAAAACACTCTGAGCCTGTTTTAGCTGCTCCCAGCATGTCCCCCCTGCCAGCTCCAATTCAAATGCCACAGCTTGCTGGCATGTGGTGGCAGTGACGCAGAGGAGACGAAATGGAAAGCAGCTGCAATGCCATCTTCTCCATGGGAGCCTGGCGCCTTGCCACCAGGAGAGGAGACTGAGCAGGGAAACCCAGGGATGTTCCTGCCCAAGTTGGTGATTCCCAGGCTCCTTCAGTGACACCCCAAAATCCAGCCCCCTGAAATTCTATGAAACTTCCtgagggctggagcagggctcaGCCCTGATGTCCTGCTGCCTCTGACTTCTGCCACCCTGTGCTCGTGCTGAAGCGATGTGCGAGTGTCCCAGCTTTGGGGCAGTTCCACCCGTACAGTCCCCTGGGAGGCTTTCTTGCCTTTCAGCCAGCATGTAACACGGTGGCAGTGCAGGGTGAGGTGAACACGGGTTTGCCCGGAAAGAGCTGCTGGATTGATGGGTGACCTTGATCTGCAGCATTTATTGTCACCTGCTGCTCCCGTGTACTGTGGGCAGCGTGGGAGATGAATTGTGCAGGGGGGTGGCATCGGGGCGCTCTGACGTGGGACACTGCTCTGTTTGCACAGACATCCGTGAGCCTGGCCAATGCCACCGTGGTAGCGTGTGTGAGTGCTGCTTCACCGGTGCTGTCCCTCAATGCCACACAGAACTGCAGCACAGGTATGAGAGACGCTGGCACCTGCTACCAGCTCAGCTACGCTATCTGAGGGCTTTGCTTTTAGACCTCATGAGCTGTTAACTGACTCAGGACTTTGTGGGGTGTCCCAGGGAAGCTGATTTGGGCACAAGCCCTCCTGACGTCTTTGTGCTGGCATATGCCCAGGGATGTTGGGGTGCAGATGCTTGTCTGGCACCGGGAGTTAGCCTCCACCAAAGGAAGGTCTGGTTACCAGCTGGGGCTCTTCCAGCCTCATCGGCAGGAGGTTTGGGGATGGTCAAGGCATTGCTGGTGTGCAGAGAAGCTGAGCTCTGCACTGGAGGACTAGCCAAGCAAACAGGCTGTTCCAGGTCCCCTGTGCTGTCTAGGCAGGTACCAAGAgctgagatgaaagaaaagacaaaggtCTGGGGAGCAAGGCTCCGCTCCATCCCCCCTGGTGCCTCCTGAGGACGGGAGCAAGGAGCCACAGGAGCATGTGATTCCTGTGCAACTGGTCTCAGCCTGGGATTGCTACGGGCCCTTCTCCCCTGGTCCTGGCCCATCACAGCACCCTCttttctttaagcttttttcCAGGGCTACCCTCTGAGCATGAGCGCGTCCTCTGTGGAAGCGATGCTGATTGTCCTGTACCCACAGACGGATGACTGGTTCCTCTCCCTGCAGCTTATCTGCCCGAAGGGCCAGGGGTGAGTCTGGTGTGTCATCCCACCTTGGGGACGGTTCAGAGCACTCTGCCTCTGCGTCCTGCTGCCCTTGACTAGCGTGAGCAAAACCGAACCCCTGTCCTCACTGCTGTGCCGTGGGCTCATCTCACCTGGTAGGGGTGAAGCCGTGGCTACAGAGGGGGAAGGAGGCGGGTGGCAGTACTGGTTTGCTCTCTTGTGAGCACCCAAGCAGCTTGTCTGGTGCTGAGCTGGCATGTCTCATGCAGACTGCGGGTGGCAGAGCCTGCCTGGATGAGCTTCCCCTTACCCAGGTGGATTTTGAGGTGATAAATTGGtaaatgaaaatgctgctgttactCCTTCGAGGGGTCTCTGAAATGCAGGCAGTTGTGCCCATAGTCCTGCGGTTTGCCTTCCTGCTGGTTCCTTGCGTAAGGGGCCGAGCGCATGCTGTAAAACAGTGCTGGCGATGCTGGGCCTGGGTACCAGGGTCTGCTATGGGCGTCTGGGGAGAACTGACTCCCACCTGCGCATCAGTTTGGCAGTCTGAGTGGAGAGGGAGCCGACGCTGCTCCTAGCTCTTGGGAGAGATGGAGCAGATCCTGAAATAGCGGGGAGCTTGCATGCACGAGCGTGGCCTGACCTTCCGGAGCGGAGTGCTCCCTGGGCACAAGGCTGCCCCGAACGACTGGGGTACCAACGCAACCTGCTCTCCTTGCAGTGAATGTAATGCCGCAGAAGCCAAAGTGACTGTCTTCGCATACCTCACCCCCTGCTTCAATGACTGTGGGCCGTACGGACAGTGCAGCCTCCTAAGAAGACATGGCTACCTCTACGCTGGCTGCAGCTGCAAGGCTGGTGAGTGCATTTTCCTAGAAAGCTTTGCCATCCTTCCCAACGGGAGGCGACATTTTTCGGTGGCGGTGTTTGGGTCGGGCAGCCTGGGGTCTGCCGTGGCTGCCAGGAACAGCCTGAGGCCGCAGCGCCTGCCCAGGGAGCCCTCGGCACCCGTGGTGGCCTCTTGAGAGCATCCTGACTTCTCCGAGGGGTGCTGCATTCTGGGAAGCACAGAGCACCCCAGGGGAAATGGGGAATCAGGCTGAGGACAGCTTTCTGCTCAGTGGTCGTTTCGCTTCCAGCTTGGAGACTCCCAGGGCTTGGAGAGGTGCTTCTGAGCATCCCCAAAGAGGTCAGGGTGCCAGCAGGGCTGCCTGAAGGTCCGTCAGAGCCTGTGCCTTTCAGGGCAGTTTGTTACATAGGGTCCTGGCGATGAGGCCAGGCTGCAGTCCCTGTCTGTGCTTTGCCATGGTGCTCTGTCTCCTGCCAAGAGCCAGCACACAGGCCAGCCCTTAGACTCAGAGGTGCCCCTGGAGGAGGAACATCTGTGTCAGCTGCTAATTATCTTAATAGGATGAGAAGACTGGGCGGGAGTCGGTGGTGTGGGGAAGATGATAGCTCTGCTGTGCTTGGGTGGGTACGTGTACCTGTTCTCAGCAGAAGGACAAGGCAAAATGTGGTTCACTGCTGCTTTGGGCCTGAGCCAGGACGTCCCTGCTGTCTGCTGCAGTGCCGATGATGGGCGAGGAGGGAGATGAAGAACAGCATCCGAATTTCCGCGAGGGGTGCCAGGTTCTGGGAAGCACAGAGCACCCCAGGGGAACTGGGGAACCAGGCTGAGGACAGCTTTCTGCTGAATCACTTGGAGCAAAATGCCCCATCTGCATATTCGTGACCCAGAAATAAACCGGAGAGAGCAGCCTCCCTGGGCTCTGCCTGGCAGGGAGCCGGCAGAaggggcagagctgctggcttGGTTTCTAGTGGCACTGTAATGGGATGGATGCTACTTTTAACTCTTCTTCTTGTCTGTGGAGTGCCTGCACGTACCCAGGCTGCCCTGTGACTGACCTCCTTTCCCCAAAAGAAGGGCATGGGCATCCTAAtcttgaattaaaataattaaaattaaaaaaaaaaaaaaagaaagataaaaaggcAGGTTTGTTTTTGTAGAAGACTGTCTCAGCTCAGTCCTTAGTATCGCATCAGCAGGCTGAGAATTGAGCCCCGTGTCAAGCCTCGAGCATGCGCTGTCCTCTAGGAAGTTTTCACTCCCACCTGCCCTGCGCAGACCTGGATGTCACCCTGGGCTGAGGCAGTGGGTTTGGtcaccctggagaagaggagtTGGAGGGGGATTGAATCGCACCTTCCACTGCCCACGGGGGTTACAGGGACCCTGGAGCCGGGCTCTTCTGGGGGAGCACTGGGAAAGGGCAAGAGGCCACAGACACAGGCTGCAACGAGGAAACTTCCAGCTAAATCGAAGAAGACAAATTTCCCCCCATCAGAGTTGTTCAGCTTTGCACAGTATCcaggtctccatccttggagatcttcaaaactCAGTTGGGCAACACTCAGagcaacctgagctggctttgcaGTCTGCCCTGCTGTGACAGGAGGTAGAACAGGAGCCCAATGGCTTCCTCGATGTTGTGGATCGTTCTCCACCCTCGTTCCTGGGATCTCTAGGGATCTTGCACCCAGCTTACACCATCATCTGAAGCAGCTGAGCCTCAAAAGCTTAATGTATCACCCACAAGCAGCCTGTGTGTTGAGTTACTGTAGGGATGAAAAGTACCAGCCTGGACACACCCATACTGTTCATAGAATGGTCCCTGCTACGTGGGAACAACCTGGGGGATGTCCTCGGAGCAGACACGGGGCTCTGCTGGGCTTCCCCAAGACTTTCCACAGCAGAGCATGCGATGAGTAACGAGACCATCCTGAGAACAGGAGTGCGAGTGGCTGATGGAGCAAGGGAGAGGAGGCCAGGAGGTAGTTCTGGGGTGCGATTGCTTCTTCTGAGAAGTCCTAggctgctgctgggtgctgcGGGAGGACAAGGGAGGGCATGCAAGATCCACacaagcctctctgctctgcaggttgGGGCGGGTGGAGCTGCACGGATGATACCAAGGCCCAGTCTGTCAGTGCGCAGAACCTGGCCACCCTCCTGCTTACCCTGAGCAACCTCATGTTCCTGCCGGCAATAGTGGTTGCTGTTTATCGCTACTACCTGGTGGAGGCCTCCGTCTACACCTACACCATGTTCTTCTCCACGGTAGGGGTTGCCTTTTGTCGGGTTCCCCGCCAGCTTCCCCTGAGCATTGAGGATGCTGCGTCGGACTGAAGTCCTTGGTGGAGCAGTCCATCCTGGAGCTCCACAAGGAGCTTCTACGATCGTTGGACAAGCACCTCCGTGGACATGTCCTGCCTCTTCAGAGCTTGGCAGGAGTGTTATTTTCACTGGGCTCTTCCACCCATGCTGCAGGTGCTCATATTTGGGGGTGGGACCCCAGGGAGCTGAGATGGGCTTGGAGCATTGCGTACTTGAAGGGTGCTGTCCTAGGAGCTCTCGGCTGCTGTTGGGAGGGTGCAGGTTGATGGCTGCTCTCATCTGCTTTCTGTAATGCCACAGTGGTTTGGTGGAGCTTCCTGGAGGCACTACCAGCAGGGATCGTGGCTACCATGGGCTGagccttctcctgcctctccttcccaGAAAGCCGTGTGCTGCTGCTGGATTCATGCTAGCCTTTGCTTTTGTCCCCGGCTCTAGTTCTACCATGCGTGTGACCAGCCAGGCGTCGCAGTGATGTGCATCATGGACTACGACACACTACAGTACTGTGACTTTTTGGGCTCTGTGGTGTCCATCTGGGTGACGATCCTGTGCATGTCCCGGGTGAAGAAGATCCTGAAATACGTGAGTGTCAGGTAACCCCGCGCGGCAGGGCCAGTCCTGGGGTGACCATGCTGAGCCCTCTCACGGCTGTATTTTAATGACACAGCCCGGCCTGATGACAAAGCCTGTTTGTCACCCGATGCCACCCTGATTTTTAAACCGGTGGGTTGTTTTGTCCCAGGAGTTTGGATCGTGAGCCTGCATGCTTGTTGGGCCTGAAGGGACTGAGATTTGTGGGAAAGGTTTGTGGGTCCTCTGGCTTTTCCTTCTGAAGGTGCTGCTCCCGAGTCCTGCACGCGTGCAGGGCTGGGTGGCCAGGAGGTGAGGTTCTCCCTGCCGCTGGCATGGCTGGCTGTGCTCTGGCAGCAGATGAGCTGCTAACAACAGTGGTGGTGTCTCATTCCCAGGTCCTTTTCGTCTTGGGGACCCTGTTAATTGCCATGTCCCTGCAGCTGGACCGCAGAGGGGTGTGGAACATGATGGGTCCCTGCCTCTTTGCCCTCGTCATCATGATCGCAGCGTGGGTAAGTACGGACAGCCAGGCAGGATGTGCTGCCCTTAGCTCCCATCCGGAGAACGATCGTGGCAGAGCAGACCCCAGGCTCCAGCCCATCCACAAGGAGGGCTTGATCTCCTTGAAAAGCCCAGGTGGAGGGAGGGCAGGGTGAGGGATTCGCCTTCCATCCCTCCAGTAGCTGAGAAATCTCCCGGTTACGGGTCTCAGCACagtccagctgctgcagctccagttGAGCGCACGCCTGCGGCTGGAGTGTTGTCCCAGAACAGCCGGCTGTTGCCCGTGCCCTGGGCAGGAGCTATGGCATCTGTGCTGGGCTTTGGTGCCACGGCTGGGTAGGGACTCTTGCACACAAGAGATAGGCCCGAGAAGGGGGGAGGCTGACTTTCTcaggggcagcaggcacagcctCTTGCTGTGAGGTTGGCAGATGCTCCTGGGTCAGGCAGCGCTGCCTGTGTCCCCCTGCCTAAGCTTCTGGTTGGCTGCTTAACCCTTCTGTGCTCTCACACCTCCAGGTTTACCACGGAGTGAAGCGCAGACACTGCTACCCCTCCTCGTGGAAGCGCTGGGTTTTCTACCTCCTCCCAGGGATCACCTTGGCTTTCATCGCCATCTCAGTATATGCATTCATGGAAACCAATGAGAACTATTACTATACCCACAGCATCTGGCACGTGCTGGTGGCTTGCAGCGTTGCTTTCCTGCTTCCTCCTCGGGACAAGCGTAAGAAGCCCTGGGCCTGGTCACAGAAGCTCACTTGTCGCTATCAGATCTGCCAGAACGACCGTGAGGAGCTCTATGCTGTGACCTGAAACTGCTCGGCTCCCGGTggcagaggtggagggctgctgagGTTGCTCTTCACCTGGGCTGCCCCTCTCTCGCACGTCGGCAATCCTCTTACGTGCTCATTCACTGGCCGGGAGAGCGCAGTATGGACCAGGTTTAAAGATGAAGATGGTGGGCTTGTCTTGTGAAGGCAAGTTTGAGGccacctctgcttttctgctgggatggggcaggctCTTCATGGTTCTAGATCAAGTAATAGCCTGTCCCCCACCTCCCCATGGCCCTGGGGGAAATCGCCaatccttcctcccctcctgctgcaTCCATGAGGCTTGGGCTTAGCCCACGCTGAGCTGGAGCCAGGGCTTTGGCTGCTGGGttcttccctgcacaccctgACCTAGCAGAGGGCTGTGGGACGGGGATTTCCCCTGCCATCCTGCAATCAGCATTTGAACCCAAGAGAAGAACGGGTTTCTTCTGATCTGGGGGGCAAATGCTGCCACGTGCCCTTGGTGCTGATGGGGCGGGAGGGAGCTGATCTCGGCGTGCACTGGGCCCTTGGCCGCCGTCTCCACGGGGGTCTGGAGCCTCTCTCCCCGTGAAACAGGCGGTGCTGCTCTTAACTAGTCCTGATTCTGGGGGAGCAAGAATGAGGCTGGGACTTGGGCCCTGGATTCAGGATCAGACTTGGCaggaatgtgaaaaaaaccccgtGTGGGGACGtgcaagaggcagcagcagcatctcgcCCAGAGCTGTGAAACCCACAGCAGTGCAGGGTTTAGTCTAAGTTTAATTTTAGCCCTCTCAGCTCATCTGGAAGGAGCCGGGCTGCTGCAGTGTCCTCTTCCTCTCTCAATGTTCAGGTATTCACCGTCTTCCTCCCTTTCGTGGGTTCGGCACGTGCGTGGCTCTGCCTGGGCAGCGTAGGTGGTCCAGGATGGCGTCCGAACTGCGCACCCCccgctcctccagcctgctgtgCCTCGGAGGCTGGATGTGCTGCGGAGTCGCGGCTGGTCTAAGGCCGCAGGCAGTGTCCCGCCCCAGGCAGGAGCATCGCCACGGGCTCCCTGGATGGCTACGGTCTCCTTTGCAGCATCTGTCTCGCCTTAGCCTTACTACAGGGCACGCAGGCATCAGAAAGCAAGGGCAGAAATGTGGCAACCAGGAAAGTTGTCTTTGCCCATCCTTATTCTACAGATAAGGGCTCAAATACATCGTTCCTTGCTGGTTTATTCCAGCTGTGGTCAGTCTGGTGTGTGCTGCTGGGAGCCCGTCCACGGAGGCCCTCCTCAGGTGGCTTTGGAAAGAGCTGGTAATGAAGGATTCGTCTCCTAGTTTATAGGAAACGGGGTTATTTCTTCGCTTTGAAAAGCGCCCAGccttctgctcagctctgcactttatccctctccctccccttcctctgcaaaCTCCCACTTTTTAAGCAGAGGCAGGACGGGCGAAGGGCACTCGCCCGCACCCAGCGGTatcgtccccccgtcccccccgtccccggcctttccttttgctgctgccatCCACGACACCGGCAGCACGGCGGGAGCGGGGAACGTGGGGTCCTCGGGGCTTCCGCGAGCTTTTATCACTTTTaggcactttttttcccccccacccctctcgGTTTGCACAGCGGCGTCGCAGCCCCGGCGCTGTGGCAGGCGACCGCCGCTCCTTCACAGCCCTGCCGTCCGCGCCAGGCTGCCGGGCCGGCCTGGCTGCTGCCAGTTACCGGAGAAAGCAATAATTCCTCCTCGGGCCTTTTCCTTCAGGGGCTTCCGCGCTGCGAAGCAGGAGAAGCTTTGGGGGGAGAAATCCCGCTAACGTGattgtttattttgtgtttgattgttgaaattctgcttttgggCCCCCCCGGTCACTGTTGGCCCTGGCTCGAGGTTGCGTTAGGTGCCTGGGGCGGGGGTGTTAATTATTTTGGGTAA
Encoded proteins:
- the PGAP6 gene encoding post-GPI attachment to proteins factor 6, giving the protein MARGAGPPLRLLLLLLLQLLALPAGRGNRTGPDSLYVSEYFSQSAQKLSFYSWYGNAKLFHFRVPEDTVLLRWLLQASRGKGPECTNMEITVHFRYGAPPVINPLGTHFPANATVRPSYNISITLSSAVQNTTFVNVTTPAAGDWFIAAHLPEAAGRIEVKGFSTPCPYMFQADMFVLRLTDMPVLEPGVATPQTVVSPAKPLHVKVFVPKHAARMQFELRRCVTSEQKACTMRVVLGSITLPQSFQKIVTCTGNVNCSLALDSPPWEKWLQIMVESLGAANASVSVEMLAAFTACRPGSTSSFFNFSSLNQSQTGPRPGSAGAAGSSTLSTGEASRNASDQRSFCLQNQPVIREDLDVVSVRYRLLNGPSVPVNSLSPTLLLLNLNTGMDSGGSLVVSLLLNKTSVSLANATVVACVSAASPVLSLNATQNCSTAFFQGYPLSMSASSVEAMLIVLYPQTDDWFLSLQLICPKGQGECNAAEAKVTVFAYLTPCFNDCGPYGQCSLLRRHGYLYAGCSCKAGWGGWSCTDDTKAQSVSAQNLATLLLTLSNLMFLPAIVVAVYRYYLVEASVYTYTMFFSTFYHACDQPGVAVMCIMDYDTLQYCDFLGSVVSIWVTILCMSRVKKILKYVLFVLGTLLIAMSLQLDRRGVWNMMGPCLFALVIMIAAWVYHGVKRRHCYPSSWKRWVFYLLPGITLAFIAISVYAFMETNENYYYTHSIWHVLVACSVAFLLPPRDKRKKPWAWSQKLTCRYQICQNDREELYAVT